From Campylobacter lari, the proteins below share one genomic window:
- a CDS encoding AAA family ATPase, with the protein MIYKGRFMQDKRIEIGEYKGIVSQHIDLENSANILLVGENGCGKSRILESIFEKYIQDDNFNVICFSSGQNEKFTEIFKKHKKEKMRNKKNYDNNRKVVHSFYFDKNWIILLVFFSISTKQDSLVKSFLMEKNINIENISLYFKFRILSDYIRRLEIELMQEAKGVVKRIIRDTIDYKILEKIAEKKFDQHYYEDFNSEPYPIIKRGINFSINQANEIFGKDSSEIFTFLSNATQNDRNIDINTVTLTLDNDLKFDDLSDGEYQLLAIYAILDIFDKENTLFLFDEIDSHVHYKNIEKLWSRLEDIKGYCISTSHITESIVRKNIEDIYLVDNGKLQSKDIFNELCKRLDNFTSNKMYQYQIASKCENIVLIDDLNDWEIFKMLCEIKIDNEDDLKILNQIQPFKCPSGYSRNTDTIGNKKLEWCKDYIKILENKHFNSKNIFIICDKDNYILSSIDNELKPSGLKSLLKSLNDYANCFYLRVWKRREIENYLLSYTMLEKYNVLNLINNDNLAKNDHIKKDDNLDNINSLKELDCKDIIQGLYSDDNGDDINKMRQVIFSIPKEEISEDIVTMFNFLKSKVKK; encoded by the coding sequence ATGATTTACAAAGGGAGATTTATGCAGGATAAAAGAATAGAAATAGGTGAGTATAAAGGTATAGTTTCGCAGCATATAGATTTGGAAAATAGTGCAAATATTTTGCTAGTTGGTGAAAATGGTTGTGGGAAGTCAAGAATTCTAGAATCTATTTTTGAAAAATATATACAAGATGACAATTTTAATGTGATTTGTTTTTCTTCTGGACAAAATGAAAAATTTACTGAAATTTTTAAAAAACATAAAAAAGAAAAGATGCGAAATAAAAAGAACTACGATAATAATCGAAAAGTTGTTCATTCTTTTTATTTTGATAAAAATTGGATAATTTTATTAGTATTTTTTTCCATCTCTACAAAGCAAGACTCTTTGGTAAAAAGCTTTTTAATGGAAAAAAATATAAATATTGAGAATATAAGTTTATATTTTAAATTCAGAATTCTATCTGATTATATTCGAAGACTTGAAATTGAATTGATGCAAGAAGCAAAAGGCGTTGTAAAAAGAATTATAAGAGATACTATAGATTATAAAATACTAGAGAAGATAGCTGAAAAAAAATTTGATCAACATTACTATGAAGATTTCAATAGTGAACCTTATCCTATAATAAAGCGAGGTATAAATTTTTCCATAAATCAAGCTAATGAAATTTTTGGCAAAGATAGCTCTGAAATTTTTACTTTTTTAAGTAATGCAACTCAAAATGATAGAAATATTGATATAAACACAGTAACACTTACTTTGGATAACGACCTTAAATTTGATGATTTAAGTGATGGCGAGTATCAGCTTTTAGCTATTTATGCTATTTTAGATATTTTCGATAAAGAAAATACTCTTTTTTTATTTGATGAGATTGATTCACATGTACATTATAAAAATATTGAAAAATTATGGAGTCGATTGGAAGACATTAAAGGTTATTGTATATCTACATCACATATTACAGAAAGTATTGTGAGAAAAAATATAGAAGATATTTATTTGGTTGACAATGGAAAATTACAAAGTAAAGATATTTTTAATGAATTATGCAAAAGGCTAGATAATTTCACATCAAATAAAATGTATCAATATCAAATAGCATCAAAATGTGAAAATATTGTTTTGATAGATGATTTGAATGATTGGGAGATTTTTAAAATGTTATGTGAAATTAAAATTGATAATGAAGATGATTTGAAAATATTAAATCAAATACAACCTTTTAAGTGTCCTTCTGGATATAGTAGAAATACTGATACTATTGGAAATAAAAAACTTGAATGGTGTAAGGATTATATTAAAATATTAGAAAATAAACATTTTAATAGTAAAAATATTTTTATAATATGTGATAAGGATAATTATATATTAAGTTCAATAGATAACGAATTAAAACCATCTGGCTTAAAATCACTCCTAAAAAGTCTTAATGATTATGCAAATTGTTTTTATTTGAGAGTCTGGAAAAGAAGAGAAATAGAAAATTATTTACTCTCATATACTATGCTAGAAAAATACAATGTTTTAAATTTGATAAATAATGATAATCTAGCTAAAAATGATCATATAAAAAAAGATGATAACTTGGATAATATTAATTCTTTAAAAGAATTAGATTGCAAGGATATTATTCAAGGATTGTATAGTGATGATAATGGAGATGATATAAACAAAATGAGACAAGTTATTTTTAGTATTCCAAAAGAAGAAATTTCAGAAGATATAGTAACGATGTTTAATTTTTTGAAAAGCAAGGTAAAAAAATAA
- the hsdR gene encoding EcoAI/FtnUII family type I restriction enzme subunit R, whose product MEFKHFSEDDTRVKLIDVKLHTSSWSEENIIRNYYFTDGRKLIGNKRGERKFADYLLKFQNNNLAIIEAKKQSKDPLDGLSQGIEYAKILNVAFVYSTNGDKIYEYNLKTSSGEYIEKFPTPNELFARIYGNLKEWQYKLLSQRELYIPQKELRYYQKIAVDKVIEALINGKNRILLTLATGTGKTTIAFALCYRLLEARWNKTNQDKKPKILFLCDRVSLRDQALGEFNPIEGDCVAVSAQELRKNNGRVPTSANVFFGIYQSLASNSKEQENANEEQESKFYLQYPKDFFDLIIIDECHRGGANEEGSWVGVLEYFSSATHLGLTATPKKSDNVDTYRYFGGSVYEYSLKDGIEDGFLTPYKVKRVTTTLSEGYVYNPDDIIEGELEKGFYKINEFERNIHLPQYNDFLAKEILKLINPMDKTIIFCANQAHASEVKRAIDKFKSVKRDDYCVRVTSDEGKIGLEYLKQFQDNDKSYPVILTSSKMLTTGVDARNVRNIVLLANIGSIIEFKQIIGRGTRAYEGKDFFTILDFTGVTRLFYDPKWDGEQIKDEEKTEVKTIQNKREQSNPKEATKQKEVTVHLKGTKLKVLDITTSYIGDSDKPLSTKEFLEFLVGKLAEFYDDEVKLREIWSNQASRKEFLQKLEKDRISEQVLEELTVIFEQKDCDVYDVLAHLSFNSEIKTRHERVLNVKNSAFLKRFQKEKALKLVEFLLDRYQEYGIKDFDSGLKTLIDLSSLGSVKELVSEFEGMENLKQCIDDLQREIYAG is encoded by the coding sequence ATGGAATTTAAGCATTTTTCAGAAGATGATACTAGAGTTAAACTCATAGATGTAAAACTTCACACTAGCTCTTGGAGTGAAGAAAATATCATAAGAAATTATTATTTTACCGATGGGCGTAAGCTTATAGGAAATAAAAGAGGCGAAAGAAAATTTGCAGATTATTTGTTGAAATTTCAAAACAATAATCTTGCTATCATAGAAGCTAAAAAACAAAGCAAAGATCCTTTAGATGGCTTATCTCAAGGCATAGAATATGCTAAAATTTTAAATGTAGCATTTGTATATAGCACTAATGGCGATAAAATTTACGAATACAACCTAAAAACTTCAAGCGGTGAGTATATAGAAAAATTTCCAACCCCAAATGAGCTTTTTGCTAGGATTTATGGAAATTTAAAAGAATGGCAATACAAGCTTTTATCACAGCGAGAATTATACATACCCCAAAAAGAATTAAGATATTATCAAAAGATCGCAGTTGATAAAGTCATAGAAGCTTTGATTAACGGTAAAAATAGAATTTTACTCACTCTTGCTACAGGCACAGGTAAAACCACTATAGCCTTTGCTTTGTGTTATCGTTTGCTTGAAGCTAGGTGGAATAAAACAAATCAAGACAAAAAACCTAAGATATTATTTTTATGTGATAGGGTGAGTTTAAGAGATCAAGCTTTAGGAGAGTTTAATCCTATAGAGGGCGATTGCGTGGCAGTGAGTGCGCAAGAGTTGAGAAAAAATAATGGTAGAGTACCTACAAGTGCAAATGTGTTTTTTGGAATTTATCAAAGTCTAGCTTCAAATTCAAAAGAACAAGAAAACGCTAATGAAGAGCAAGAAAGCAAATTCTACTTACAATACCCCAAAGACTTTTTTGATCTTATCATCATCGATGAATGTCACAGAGGTGGAGCGAATGAAGAAGGTAGCTGGGTAGGGGTGCTAGAGTACTTTTCATCGGCTACGCATTTAGGGCTTACTGCTACACCTAAAAAAAGCGATAATGTAGATACTTATAGATATTTTGGTGGGAGTGTGTATGAGTATAGTCTTAAAGATGGCATAGAAGATGGCTTTTTAACTCCTTATAAAGTTAAGCGTGTTACGACTACGCTTAGTGAAGGCTATGTGTATAACCCTGATGATATCATAGAAGGTGAGTTAGAAAAAGGCTTTTATAAGATCAATGAATTTGAAAGAAATATTCACTTACCTCAATACAACGATTTTCTAGCTAAAGAAATTTTAAAGCTCATCAACCCTATGGACAAAACCATCATCTTTTGTGCTAACCAAGCTCATGCAAGTGAAGTAAAAAGAGCCATTGATAAATTTAAAAGTGTAAAAAGAGATGACTACTGCGTGAGGGTTACAAGTGATGAGGGTAAAATAGGGCTTGAATACTTAAAGCAGTTTCAAGATAATGACAAAAGCTATCCTGTAATACTCACTAGTTCTAAAATGCTAACCACAGGAGTAGATGCTAGAAATGTCCGCAACATAGTGCTTTTGGCAAATATAGGTTCTATCATAGAATTTAAGCAAATCATCGGAAGAGGCACTAGGGCGTATGAGGGAAAAGACTTTTTTACTATACTAGATTTTACCGGAGTAACAAGACTTTTTTATGATCCTAAATGGGATGGCGAGCAGATCAAAGATGAAGAAAAAACCGAGGTAAAAACTATACAAAACAAAAGAGAGCAAAGCAACCCTAAAGAAGCAACCAAGCAAAAAGAAGTCACTGTGCATTTAAAAGGCACAAAACTAAAAGTGCTTGATATAACGACAAGCTACATAGGAGATAGCGACAAGCCACTTAGCACAAAAGAATTTTTGGAATTTTTAGTAGGAAAGCTAGCAGAATTTTATGATGATGAAGTAAAGTTACGCGAGATTTGGAGTAACCAAGCAAGTAGGAAAGAATTTTTACAAAAACTTGAAAAAGACCGCATAAGCGAGCAGGTTTTGGAAGAATTGACAGTGATTTTTGAGCAAAAAGACTGCGATGTGTATGATGTGTTAGCACACTTAAGCTTTAACAGCGAGATAAAAACACGCCATGAACGCGTGCTAAATGTAAAAAATAGTGCATTTTTAAAACGCTTCCAAAAAGAAAAAGCCTTAAAGCTTGTGGAATTTTTACTAGATAGGTATCAAGAGTATGGTATAAAAGACTTTGATAGTGGGTTAAAAACACTTATAGATCTTAGCTCTTTAGGTAGTGTAAAAGAGCTAGTGAGTGAATTTGAAGGTATGGAAAATTTAAAACAATGCATTGATGATTTACAAAGGGAGATTTATGCAGGATAA
- a CDS encoding NAD(P)-dependent alcohol dehydrogenase, giving the protein MDSKIFLENGRVKSKGYAMLSKDSKFTPFEFTRHKVGKNDILIAIKYAGICHSDIHTARSEWGKATYPCVPGHEIAGEVIAVGENVSKFKVGDYAGVGCMVNSCGECEACKKSQEQFCENGKTIYTYNCKDVFHDNENTYGGYSNNIVVSEKFAINVPKNAPLDKVAPLLCAGITTYSPLKFSNIKEGSSVAVAGFGGLGMMAVKYAVKMGAKVSVFARNENKKSEALAMGVSNFYTSTDKSAVKERFDLIISTIPTLYDPLAYMDLLKFGGEMAIVGLPPHEVSPSINIIHFVHKAGKKVYGSLIGGIKETQEMLDFSLEHGIYPEIELIKPSEIDKAYENLTSGKAKFRYVIDMSAED; this is encoded by the coding sequence ATGGACTCAAAAATCTTTTTAGAAAATGGTCGTGTTAAAAGTAAAGGTTATGCCATGCTTAGCAAAGATTCTAAATTCACACCTTTTGAATTTACACGCCATAAAGTAGGCAAAAACGATATCTTAATCGCTATCAAGTACGCAGGAATTTGCCATAGCGACATACACACTGCAAGAAGCGAATGGGGTAAGGCAACCTACCCTTGCGTACCTGGCCATGAAATAGCAGGAGAAGTTATCGCGGTGGGTGAAAATGTGAGTAAATTTAAAGTAGGTGATTATGCTGGGGTTGGGTGCATGGTAAACTCATGCGGAGAGTGCGAAGCATGCAAAAAATCTCAAGAGCAATTTTGCGAAAATGGTAAAACCATCTACACTTATAACTGCAAAGATGTATTTCATGATAATGAAAACACCTATGGAGGCTACTCAAACAACATCGTAGTAAGTGAAAAATTTGCTATCAATGTGCCAAAAAATGCACCACTTGACAAAGTAGCGCCTTTACTTTGTGCGGGTATTACTACCTATTCACCGCTTAAATTTTCAAACATCAAAGAAGGCTCAAGTGTAGCCGTAGCAGGATTTGGTGGACTTGGTATGATGGCAGTAAAATATGCTGTGAAAATGGGTGCAAAAGTAAGTGTTTTTGCAAGAAATGAAAACAAAAAATCAGAAGCTCTAGCTATGGGTGTGAGTAATTTTTATACTAGTACAGATAAAAGTGCGGTAAAAGAAAGATTTGACCTCATCATCTCTACCATACCAACCCTTTATGATCCGCTAGCTTATATGGATTTATTAAAATTTGGTGGTGAGATGGCTATAGTAGGATTACCTCCACATGAAGTAAGTCCTAGCATTAACATCATTCACTTTGTACATAAAGCAGGTAAAAAAGTATATGGCTCGCTTATTGGGGGCATTAAAGAAACTCAAGAAATGCTTGATTTTTCTTTAGAACATGGAATTTATCCTGAAATTGAACTCATCAAACCAAGCGAGATTGACAAAGCTTATGAAAATCTCACTTCAGGAAAAGCCAAATTCCGCTATGTAATCGATATGAGCGCAGAGGATTAA
- a CDS encoding lipocalin family protein: MIELLDGINLEKYMGTWLEMARKPAFFQKTCKSAKAEYELEYEGSTPIIKVKNICTKENGEISQANGKARVKSPRSLAVKFSIFMNVFNKPNYEIVYIDTNYQVSIVGSPDKKYLWILSREILAKEQITSLLEIAKQRGFDTSDVIFDEY, encoded by the coding sequence ATGATAGAATTATTAGATGGTATAAATTTAGAAAAATACATGGGCACATGGTTAGAAATGGCTAGAAAACCTGCATTTTTTCAAAAAACTTGCAAAAGTGCTAAGGCAGAATATGAGCTAGAGTATGAAGGCTCTACGCCTATAATCAAAGTCAAAAATATATGCACTAAAGAAAATGGAGAAATCTCTCAAGCAAATGGCAAAGCTAGGGTAAAATCACCAAGATCTTTAGCGGTTAAATTTAGTATTTTTATGAATGTTTTTAACAAGCCAAATTATGAGATTGTTTACATTGATACAAATTATCAAGTTTCTATCGTAGGTAGTCCTGATAAAAAATATCTTTGGATTTTATCAAGAGAGATTTTAGCAAAAGAGCAAATAACCTCTTTGCTTGAAATAGCCAAACAAAGAGGTTTTGACACTAGCGATGTGATTTTTGATGAGTATTAA
- the rrpA gene encoding MarR family transcription factor RrpA: MEEKCDFTECGFNYTLSLISGKYKMSVLYCLFRYEVVRYNELKRYLGNISFKTLTHTLRELENDDLITRKEYPQIPPKVEYRLAKKGQSLIPILQAMCDWGEANQKEEK, encoded by the coding sequence ATGGAAGAAAAGTGCGATTTTACGGAATGCGGATTTAATTATACTTTATCTTTGATTTCGGGAAAGTATAAGATGAGCGTTTTGTACTGTTTATTTCGCTATGAAGTAGTAAGATATAATGAACTTAAAAGATATCTTGGTAATATTTCTTTTAAGACTTTAACACATACTTTAAGAGAGCTTGAAAATGATGATTTAATCACGCGTAAAGAATACCCACAAATCCCTCCAAAAGTAGAATACCGTCTTGCTAAAAAAGGTCAAAGTTTAATTCCTATTTTACAAGCGATGTGTGATTGGGGCGAGGCAAATCAAAAGGAAGAAAAATGA
- a CDS encoding GMC family oxidoreductase: protein MVEVLKKVDVVTVGAGWTGGIVAAELTKAGLTVLSLERGMMQTTENFAMIHDEWRYGINYGLMQDCSKDTVTFRHNVNGLALPYRKMGSFLLGSNVGGAGVHWNGWTFRFLPYDFEIKTKSFERYGNKLGNDYTLQDWGLTYKDMEPYYDKFEKTCGICGEENPLAEKMGLFRSSPYPQEPLENTKMLKRFEKAAKEMKLHPFRLPAANSKGGYTNPDGQDLAPCQYCAYCERFGCEYGAKASPINTVIPKAMSTGKYTIRTHSNVIEILKKDGKATGVRFVDTRTMKEYIQPADIVVLTSYMFNNAKLLMVSGIGEQYDPNTGKGTLGKNYCYQINMGTTAFFDEQFNTYMGSGALGTTCDDYNGDNFDHSKEKFLHGAMIYSVQLGNRPIQSAPLPKGTPSWGAEFKKALNYNFTRAITVGGQGASLPHKSNYLSLDPTYKDAFGTPLVRLTYNFTDQDRALHKFITDKTAEVAKKMQGVRSIKKGTYLKDYSIVPYQSTHNTGGTTMGADPRTSVVNTYLQHWDMDNLFVVGAGNFQHNSGYNPTDTVGALAYRCAEGILKYHKNDRQLV from the coding sequence ATGGTAGAAGTATTAAAAAAAGTAGATGTGGTAACAGTAGGAGCTGGTTGGACAGGTGGTATAGTTGCAGCAGAACTTACCAAAGCTGGATTGACTGTCTTGAGCTTAGAGCGTGGTATGATGCAAACTACGGAAAATTTTGCAATGATTCACGATGAGTGGAGATATGGTATTAACTATGGTTTAATGCAAGATTGCTCAAAAGATACAGTAACTTTTCGCCATAATGTCAATGGTTTAGCTTTACCATATAGAAAAATGGGATCTTTTTTACTTGGAAGTAATGTTGGTGGTGCAGGGGTGCATTGGAATGGTTGGACCTTTAGATTTTTACCTTATGATTTTGAGATTAAAACAAAAAGTTTTGAAAGATATGGTAATAAATTAGGTAATGATTATACCTTGCAAGATTGGGGTTTAACCTATAAAGATATGGAACCTTATTATGATAAGTTTGAAAAAACCTGTGGAATTTGTGGAGAAGAAAACCCACTTGCTGAAAAAATGGGTTTGTTTAGATCAAGTCCTTATCCGCAAGAACCTTTAGAAAATACTAAAATGCTTAAACGCTTCGAAAAAGCTGCAAAAGAAATGAAATTACATCCATTTAGATTACCTGCGGCTAATTCAAAAGGCGGTTATACTAATCCAGATGGTCAAGATCTAGCCCCATGTCAATATTGTGCTTATTGTGAGCGTTTTGGTTGTGAGTATGGTGCTAAGGCTAGTCCTATTAATACTGTCATACCTAAAGCCATGAGTACAGGAAAATATACTATAAGAACTCATAGTAATGTTATAGAAATACTAAAAAAAGATGGCAAAGCTACAGGAGTTAGGTTTGTAGATACTAGAACTATGAAAGAGTATATTCAGCCAGCAGATATTGTAGTGCTTACAAGCTATATGTTTAACAATGCTAAGCTTTTAATGGTAAGTGGTATAGGTGAGCAATACGATCCAAATACAGGCAAAGGTACTTTAGGTAAAAACTATTGTTATCAAATCAATATGGGAACAACAGCATTTTTTGATGAGCAATTTAATACATATATGGGTTCAGGTGCTTTGGGTACAACTTGCGATGATTATAATGGGGATAATTTTGATCACTCAAAAGAGAAGTTTTTACACGGAGCTATGATTTATAGTGTGCAACTTGGAAATCGCCCTATCCAATCAGCTCCTCTGCCAAAAGGAACTCCAAGTTGGGGAGCTGAATTTAAAAAAGCTTTAAACTATAATTTTACAAGAGCCATTACAGTGGGAGGGCAAGGCGCATCTTTACCACATAAAAGTAACTATTTGAGTTTAGATCCAACCTATAAAGATGCTTTTGGAACGCCACTCGTAAGACTTACTTATAATTTTACAGATCAAGATCGCGCTTTGCATAAATTTATAACAGATAAAACAGCTGAAGTAGCTAAAAAAATGCAAGGAGTGAGATCAATTAAAAAAGGAACTTATTTAAAAGATTATAGTATTGTGCCTTATCAATCTACACATAATACGGGTGGAACTACTATGGGTGCTGATCCTCGAACAAGTGTTGTTAATACTTATTTGCAACATTGGGATATGGATAATCTTTTTGTTGTGGGTGCAGGAAATTTTCAGCACAATAGCGGATATAATCCTACTGATACAGTTGGAGCTTTGGCTTATCGTTGTGCAGAGGGTATTTTAAAATATCATAAAAATGATAGACAATTAGTATAG
- a CDS encoding gluconate 2-dehydrogenase subunit 3 family protein, with translation MQDNVIDRRNFFKLSLLGGGVVAASTMSGGAILHAAELTHAHKKTQGGSNKIRGKMFFQVQTDFDNLSAACERIYPKDEQGDGAIGLGVPYFIDNQLASAYGYNDREYLQGPFIEGIAEQGYQTPMKRNEIFLEGVKALEIISQKRYKKTFSSLKGVEQDKILVDLEKNKIDFIGFKSSEFFTLLRDMTIAGVLSDPIYGGNDNKNGWRMMQYPGAQMSYIDKIASDEFFDIEPMSLADMEG, from the coding sequence ATGCAAGATAATGTCATTGATCGTAGAAATTTTTTTAAATTAAGTCTTTTAGGTGGCGGCGTGGTTGCTGCTAGTACTATGAGTGGTGGAGCTATATTGCATGCTGCAGAATTAACTCATGCGCATAAGAAAACACAAGGAGGTTCAAATAAAATAAGAGGAAAAATGTTTTTTCAAGTGCAGACCGATTTTGATAATCTAAGTGCAGCATGTGAGAGAATTTATCCAAAAGATGAGCAAGGTGATGGTGCTATAGGCTTAGGCGTACCTTATTTTATTGATAATCAATTAGCTTCAGCTTATGGTTATAATGATAGAGAATACTTACAAGGACCATTTATAGAAGGAATTGCTGAGCAAGGTTATCAAACCCCAATGAAGCGTAATGAGATTTTTTTAGAGGGTGTTAAAGCTTTGGAAATAATATCTCAAAAGCGTTATAAAAAAACTTTTTCATCTTTAAAAGGAGTTGAGCAGGATAAAATTTTAGTTGATTTAGAAAAAAATAAAATCGATTTCATAGGATTTAAATCTTCTGAATTTTTTACTCTTTTAAGGGATATGACAATAGCTGGAGTTTTGTCTGATCCAATTTATGGTGGTAATGATAATAAAAATGGATGGAGAATGATGCAATATCCTGGTGCTCAAATGAGTTATATTGATAAAATTGCAAGTGATGAGTTTTTTGACATAGAGCCTATGAGCTTAGCTGATATGGAGGGATGA
- a CDS encoding NAD(P)H-dependent oxidoreductase, with protein sequence MQKVLLLNGAKEFGHSKGRLNTSLHELALKTLQELGLQTQQTHIDQGYNTNDEVEKILNADVLIWQMPGWWMGEPWIVKKYIDDVFTAGHGVFYKNDGRSHNEPTKNYGTGGLLKNKKYMLSLTWNAPMQAFDDENEFFNGAGVDGVYLHFHKAHEFLGMSALPTFIANDVIKNPQVQEYFTNYKAHLEKIFKA encoded by the coding sequence ATGCAAAAAGTATTATTATTAAATGGTGCAAAAGAATTTGGACACTCCAAAGGAAGACTAAACACAAGCTTGCATGAGCTTGCACTTAAGACTTTACAAGAACTTGGTTTACAAACCCAACAAACACACATAGATCAAGGCTATAACACAAACGATGAGGTAGAAAAAATTCTAAATGCTGATGTTTTGATTTGGCAAATGCCTGGTTGGTGGATGGGAGAGCCTTGGATAGTGAAAAAATACATTGACGATGTTTTCACAGCAGGACATGGAGTATTTTATAAAAACGATGGTAGAAGTCATAATGAACCTACTAAGAATTATGGCACAGGTGGGCTTTTAAAAAATAAAAAATACATGCTTTCGCTAACTTGGAATGCTCCAATGCAAGCTTTTGATGATGAGAATGAATTCTTTAATGGAGCCGGAGTTGATGGAGTGTATTTACACTTTCACAAAGCACATGAGTTTTTAGGAATGAGTGCTTTGCCTACTTTCATAGCAAATGATGTAATCAAAAATCCTCAAGTACAAGAATATTTCACAAATTATAAAGCGCACTTAGAAAAAATTTTTAAAGCTTAG
- a CDS encoding dynamin family protein — protein sequence MQNDLINDFLKAYENAYCKSFDDSFEGKILAIKNAFLEPSLHLNDVFLKDLEMIIASYKRAINVAIIGQFSSGKSTLLNLILQKECLPTGVVPVTFKPTFLRYAKEYFLRVEYEDGSDEIVDIDELSKFSDQRNELKETKSLHLFAPIELLKDITLIDTPGLNANTTDTLTTFKELSFMHSAIWLSLIDNAGKKSEEEAIKANTKLLERGGICVLNQKDKLSQDELENVLNYAHLVFDKYFEKIIAISCKEAKFDLQKSNLPLLYEYLKKLDYECIKKDFIKEKLSNLCELLSNQYDLFQNALEQLELKFNTVLQTFKASKLEQKIKILNHNCLDKLKLVGEKIAQEILKFIKEKDSSYYKEAKGLFKKNLYEKVAYKAPYLSSDDAFLAMFYNSEAMNKEFKRLKNEIALEFSQIKDDFSLFFTHLEEQILLFKAQFSNLQKENALESEKEFASFRSFASASEELFLKDFKQLLFKSQLELDLFLEKLNLKALANYESATKLTLGFFSTKMNASKEFYELDSTEFSLYHPKASEVHQRVLTELNVYEFEDLLLNKPVVLKIYKNYMQSFVDFIETKRQIILNLKSEFEAKKSMISSIKSQISKL from the coding sequence ATGCAAAATGATTTGATTAATGATTTTTTAAAAGCTTATGAAAATGCTTATTGTAAAAGCTTTGATGATAGTTTTGAAGGAAAGATTTTAGCAATCAAGAATGCATTTTTAGAACCAAGTTTGCATTTAAATGATGTGTTTTTAAAAGATCTTGAAATGATTATAGCTAGCTATAAAAGAGCCATTAATGTGGCCATTATAGGGCAATTTTCCAGTGGTAAATCCACGCTTTTAAATTTAATTTTACAAAAAGAATGCCTGCCAACAGGCGTGGTGCCAGTGACTTTTAAGCCCACTTTTTTACGCTATGCTAAGGAGTATTTTTTAAGAGTTGAATATGAAGATGGCAGTGATGAGATTGTTGATATAGACGAACTTTCTAAATTTAGCGATCAAAGAAATGAGCTAAAAGAAACTAAAAGTTTGCACCTTTTTGCACCTATTGAGCTTTTAAAAGATATCACACTTATAGATACCCCGGGTTTAAATGCAAACACCACCGATACGCTAACTACTTTTAAAGAGCTTTCTTTTATGCATAGTGCTATTTGGCTTAGTTTGATTGATAATGCAGGCAAAAAAAGTGAAGAAGAAGCCATAAAGGCAAATACTAAGCTTTTAGAGCGTGGTGGAATTTGTGTACTTAATCAAAAAGATAAGTTAAGTCAAGATGAGCTAGAAAATGTTTTAAATTATGCACATTTAGTTTTTGATAAGTATTTTGAAAAAATCATCGCAATTTCATGCAAAGAGGCAAAATTTGATTTGCAAAAGTCAAATTTACCTTTACTTTATGAGTATTTAAAAAAACTTGATTATGAGTGCATTAAAAAAGATTTTATTAAAGAAAAACTTAGTAATTTATGTGAACTTTTGTCAAATCAATATGATTTGTTTCAAAATGCGCTAGAGCAATTAGAGCTTAAATTTAATACTGTTTTGCAAACTTTCAAAGCAAGCAAACTAGAGCAAAAAATCAAAATTTTAAATCATAATTGTTTAGATAAATTAAAACTTGTTGGAGAAAAAATTGCTCAAGAAATTTTAAAATTTATCAAAGAAAAAGATAGTAGTTATTATAAAGAAGCTAAGGGTTTATTTAAGAAAAATCTTTATGAAAAAGTTGCTTATAAAGCACCATATCTTTCAAGTGATGATGCATTTTTGGCTATGTTTTATAACTCTGAAGCAATGAATAAGGAATTTAAAAGATTAAAAAATGAAATCGCTTTAGAATTTAGTCAAATTAAAGATGATTTTTCCTTATTTTTTACTCATTTAGAAGAGCAAATTTTGCTTTTTAAGGCTCAATTTTCAAATTTACAAAAAGAAAATGCCTTAGAAAGTGAAAAAGAATTTGCTAGTTTTAGAAGCTTTGCTAGTGCTAGTGAAGAACTTTTTTTAAAAGATTTTAAACAATTATTGTTTAAAAGCCAACTTGAACTTGATTTATTTTTAGAAAAGCTTAATCTAAAGGCTTTGGCAAATTATGAAAGTGCTACTAAACTTACTTTGGGATTTTTTAGTACTAAAATGAATGCAAGTAAAGAATTTTACGAGCTTGATAGCACTGAGTTTAGCTTGTATCATCCTAAAGCAAGTGAAGTACATCAAAGAGTATTAACCGAGCTTAATGTATATGAATTTGAAGATTTGCTTTTAAATAAGCCTGTAGTTTTAAAAATTTATAAAAATTATATGCAAAGTTTTGTTGATTTTATTGAGACTAAAAGACAGATTATTTTGAATTTAAAAAGTGAATTTGAGGCTAAAAAATCAATGATTTCTAGCATCAAATCCCAAATTTCTAAGCTTTAA